TCGACGGTACATTGCTGAACAACGAGGGAAGGGTCTCGGACCCCACCAAAGATTGCGTAAAGCAGATGAAGGATCTGGGGCTGAGAGTTGCAATCATGACTGCACGTGCGCATTCATCTGCGGAGCGGATTGCGGATGAACTCGGGGTCGAAATGCCTATAATCTCGCTTGACGGCGGACTTGTCAGGCTTCCTCACAGCGAGACGAACATATATGCAAGTTATGTCAAGCCGAAAGTTGTAAGAAGCGTCCTGGAAGCGGCTGAAAATCACCTTGCATCAGTCGCGCTATTCGTAGAGGACAAGATGATGCGACGGGAATCGGAAGCGATACTTCCCAGCTACATCGAAAGTTTCGAACTTGACAGCGTCGAGGTTGAGAATCTGTACGAATATGCGGAACACACGGTGCAAATAATCGCAGGAGCGGAATCCAAAAGGGTTATTAGTACTTTGGCGCGGGCCGCCCGTGGAATTTTTTCGGGCATCGAGCTGAAAACGTATAGAAGCTCTCATTATGATGATCGCTGGTACCTGGAGATTAAGAACAAGAACCAGTCCAAGGCAACAGGCCTCGTGCATCTCGAAAAGTATCTTAATATCGGCAAGGAGCAGGTTGCCGTTATCGGAGATTTCCGGAACGATCTTGAAGCATTCGACAGGGCGGGTGTCGGGATCGCGATGAAGAACGCCGTCTGGGAATTGAAGCAAAAGGCCGAC
The Candidatus Kryptoniota bacterium genome window above contains:
- a CDS encoding HAD family hydrolase, with protein sequence MNNLPPNLVKRLGRIRLVATDLDGTLLNNEGRVSDPTKDCVKQMKDLGLRVAIMTARAHSSAERIADELGVEMPIISLDGGLVRLPHSETNIYASYVKPKVVRSVLEAAENHLASVALFVEDKMMRRESEAILPSYIESFELDSVEVENLYEYAEHTVQIIAGAESKRVISTLARAARGIFSGIELKTYRSSHYDDRWYLEIKNKNQSKATGLVHLEKYLNIGKEQVAVIGDFRNDLEAFDRAGVGIAMKNAVWELKQKADLVTEKSNDEDGAAEFFELLIGLRNNSRES